Genomic segment of Pseudoalteromonas sp. NC201:
CGCATGACCTGTCAGTGTTGCAACCGTAAAGATCTCAGGGTTTTTCTCACCAAGAGCTAAGTCTTTTGCTTCGCTCAGTAAGTCGCCCATCGCCAAGCGGCCTTCCGCGTCGGTATTACCAATACGAACGCGAACGCCTTCTCTGCTTTCAATGATTTCATCTGGCACGAAACAGTCAGAACCAATCGAGTTACGAACCACGGCAAGGTAAGCAATAACCTTAACGCCTTTTGGCTGATACTTAGCAACCGCTTCCATAAAACCAACCACTGACGCCGCACCGCCTTTGTCACGGCTCATGCCCGCCATAAAACCGCCCACTTTAAGGTCTGCACCACCGGTATCGTACACAAGGCCTTTACCAACAAAGATAAGGGTACGTTCAACGTCACCTTCTGGCTCGTATGCCATTTTTACCACCCGAGGATGATGACGCTCAACGGCGTAAGAGGCGCGTGCCACTGTACTTAATAGTGGATACTGCTCATCCATAATTTGACGGTCTGCAATTACTTCAACGTTTACCGCTGAGCCTTGGAATAATTCAACACAGTAGTCAGCAAAACGTGGCGGCGCCATGCGCTCAGGTTCAGTGCCACATAAATCTCGCGCAGCATACTGACCTGCAGCAATTGCGCTAAGCTGATCGCAGCTTTGTGCGGATGCTTCAAACAGATAAATCGCTTCGATTGGCTCAATCGTTTCGCCACGGTATTCACGGGCTTCTAATGGCTGCCATAAGCCTTGGCATGCACCTAAAAAGCTGACTGCACGCGCATTTTCGTAACGAGCATCGGCTGGCACATTTACAACAGCAAGCACAGGTTTTACCGCACCAGCCGCTTTCGCTTCTAAAATACCAGCCTTTGCCGCTTCAAAATAACGACGAACGTCATCGTAATCTCTGTCGAGAGGTCCGGTTGGCGCAATCACCAAGCGCTTGCCAGGTACTTTGTCTGAAACAAGCAGGCTTGCCTTTTGCGCAATGCGCGCATCTACAGCTAAAAATGGTGCAGCAAC
This window contains:
- a CDS encoding M17 family metallopeptidase, translating into MSFPIALPCNTLFESDADAIVVVTHDIQNLGSAELDEVAAPFLAVDARIAQKASLLVSDKVPGKRLVIAPTGPLDRDYDDVRRYFEAAKAGILEAKAAGAVKPVLAVVNVPADARYENARAVSFLGACQGLWQPLEAREYRGETIEPIEAIYLFEASAQSCDQLSAIAAGQYAARDLCGTEPERMAPPRFADYCVELFQGSAVNVEVIADRQIMDEQYPLLSTVARASYAVERHHPRVVKMAYEPEGDVERTLIFVGKGLVYDTGGADLKVGGFMAGMSRDKGGAASVVGFMEAVAKYQPKGVKVIAYLAVVRNSIGSDCFVPDEIIESREGVRVRIGNTDAEGRLAMGDLLSEAKDLALGEKNPEIFTVATLTGHAARAMGPYSAYVENGPARAAQVSRKIADMGDLWADCAEVSRSRREDYDFVKPRTLADDVLSSNNAPSAVTARGHQFPMAFLAIVGGLDKHGCNAELPIPYVHMDIAGSGVEGGDWQHGKPTAATVASLFARYCI